In Gemmata obscuriglobus, a single genomic region encodes these proteins:
- a CDS encoding glycosyltransferase family 2 protein — protein sequence MTPNVWIVPVNYNGLDDTRKCLRSLADLSPAANVVLVDNASEPDPTPALRAEFRWAHVVRNGANLGWSGGNNTGIRYALERGADYVLLLNNDTTVAPDIVGRLLDAFRSHPSFGVIGPVIRYMDEPDVVMTDGVTFNPPGFPGFFQRKEVPERAAEPPAVDDTDIVNGCCMMVRRDVLERVGLIDDHFFLIHEEADFCLRVKEAGYGCGVLAEALVWHKGSTAFKRAGKKWQRYYDTRNLARLIRKHRKLSGRGLLSAYSAYLRYAYHRYCHEREDAQPAAADAVLEGLIDAATRRTGPYLTRKRWGVPVLRGVFELGRRLKGG from the coding sequence GTGACGCCGAACGTGTGGATCGTGCCGGTCAACTACAACGGCCTCGACGACACGCGGAAGTGCCTGCGGTCGCTGGCCGACCTGTCGCCGGCCGCGAACGTGGTCCTGGTCGACAACGCGTCCGAACCCGACCCGACGCCCGCGCTACGCGCGGAGTTCCGGTGGGCTCACGTCGTCCGCAACGGCGCGAACCTCGGCTGGTCCGGCGGGAACAACACCGGCATCCGTTACGCGCTCGAACGCGGCGCGGATTACGTCCTGCTGCTCAACAACGATACGACGGTCGCTCCCGACATCGTCGGCCGGCTGCTCGACGCGTTCCGGTCGCACCCGTCGTTCGGTGTGATCGGTCCGGTCATCCGGTACATGGACGAGCCCGACGTGGTGATGACCGACGGGGTGACGTTCAACCCGCCGGGCTTTCCCGGGTTCTTCCAGCGTAAAGAGGTGCCCGAGCGCGCCGCCGAGCCGCCCGCGGTGGACGACACCGACATCGTGAACGGGTGCTGCATGATGGTGCGGCGCGACGTGCTCGAGCGCGTGGGCCTGATCGACGATCACTTCTTCCTGATCCACGAGGAAGCCGACTTCTGCCTGCGGGTGAAAGAAGCGGGCTACGGGTGCGGGGTGCTGGCCGAGGCGCTCGTGTGGCACAAGGGCTCGACCGCGTTCAAACGCGCGGGGAAGAAGTGGCAGCGGTACTACGACACGCGGAACCTCGCGCGGCTGATCCGCAAGCACCGAAAGCTGAGCGGGCGCGGGCTGTTGTCGGCGTACAGCGCATACCTGCGCTACGCCTACCACCGTTACTGTCACGAGCGCGAGGACGCCCAGCCCGCCGCCGCCGACGCGGTGCTGGAGGGGCTGATCGACGCCGCGACCCGGCGGACCGGCCCGTATCTTACGCGGAAGCGTTGGGGCGTACCGGTGCTGCGCGGCGTGTTCGAGTTGGGGCGCCGACTCAAGGGCGGCTGA
- a CDS encoding glycosyltransferase — MSAPALTVIVPTFNRSGYVRDCLTTLKQSGVPDLEVIVADDGSTDDTREVVAATDPRAKYLWQPNSGTPATARNAAFKISTGRYVGFLDCDDEWLPGAAARAVEFLDKHPQVDALFAEARMGNPQEGYVSWIESAGQEAFFNLPHKEPEPGFRVLDRGPFFRRMAVRNPVFIGATIVRREAFESVGRFEPTLCGAADWELWLRMAHRFTWAYMAEPLAKYTRHLDNMSSNHDKMIAEFVQALRNVLVKCDLAPPDRAFIQQQLRTHLFGHAYLAYDRGDTATARKRFWRSLRAGDWRPYTLALTALCLMPGPLARRARGAKQTVGGTRA, encoded by the coding sequence ATGAGCGCCCCGGCCCTCACCGTCATCGTCCCGACGTTCAACCGCTCGGGGTACGTCCGCGACTGCCTCACGACGCTCAAGCAGAGCGGCGTTCCGGACCTGGAGGTCATCGTCGCGGACGACGGCTCCACCGACGACACGCGCGAGGTTGTGGCGGCAACCGACCCGCGCGCGAAGTACCTGTGGCAGCCGAACAGCGGCACCCCCGCGACCGCGCGCAACGCGGCGTTCAAAATCAGCACCGGCCGGTACGTCGGGTTCCTCGACTGCGACGACGAGTGGCTCCCCGGCGCCGCGGCCCGGGCGGTCGAATTTCTCGACAAGCACCCCCAGGTGGACGCGCTGTTCGCCGAGGCGCGGATGGGCAACCCGCAGGAGGGGTACGTTTCGTGGATCGAGTCCGCGGGCCAGGAGGCGTTCTTCAACCTCCCGCACAAAGAGCCCGAGCCCGGGTTCCGTGTTCTGGACCGCGGGCCGTTTTTTCGGCGCATGGCCGTTCGCAACCCGGTCTTTATCGGGGCCACGATCGTTCGGCGCGAGGCGTTCGAGTCGGTCGGCCGGTTCGAGCCGACGTTGTGCGGCGCGGCCGACTGGGAGCTGTGGCTGCGGATGGCGCACCGGTTCACCTGGGCGTACATGGCGGAACCGCTGGCGAAGTACACCCGGCACCTCGACAACATGTCGAGCAACCACGACAAGATGATCGCGGAGTTCGTTCAGGCGCTTCGCAACGTGCTGGTGAAGTGCGACCTCGCGCCGCCGGACCGCGCGTTCATCCAGCAGCAGCTCCGAACGCACCTGTTCGGGCACGCGTACCTGGCATACGACCGCGGCGACACGGCGACCGCGCGGAAGCGGTTCTGGCGGTCGCTCCGGGCGGGCGACTGGCGGCCGTACACGCTGGCGCTGACGGCACTGTGCCTGATGCCGGGGCCGCTGGCGCGCCGTGCGCGCGGGGCGAAGCAGACCGTGGGGGGGACACGCGCGTGA
- a CDS encoding glycosyltransferase family 4 protein translates to MRVTIYQEPAGAGIGGSELVVATMAAALRERHTVRILHHHQALTSARLEAFSGCELDGVELRQLPPVTAGWFPAGASVRGLRAGYRAWKAEAVRGCDLFVTSTHNLPPFCPDVPGVLYVLFPGPDRAKFWPWNAPPARGLGAVKQRVVRLLHDRMWRERFAGYPVRLADSQFSADWTQQYWGVAADVLYPPVVLPERAAAAKQNRIVVLGRFAPNKRQADLVRLFRERVVPRLPEWELVCVGSVGTSEPDRGYFEHAWAEVGGAPVRFVTDATREQLAAELAAAKLFWHATGLGIDAQADPFAVEHFGIATVEAMAAGCVPLVPDRGGQPEIVRHGADGFLCGAVSELGDRAIELAGDEPLRERLARSARARAEEFGRERFVSRFRALLRPLTGDS, encoded by the coding sequence GTGCGGGTGACCATTTACCAGGAACCGGCCGGGGCCGGAATCGGCGGTTCGGAGCTGGTGGTCGCGACGATGGCCGCGGCGCTGCGCGAGCGCCATACCGTGCGCATACTGCACCACCACCAAGCCCTCACCAGCGCGCGCCTGGAAGCGTTCTCCGGGTGCGAACTGGACGGGGTCGAACTGCGGCAGTTGCCGCCCGTAACCGCAGGCTGGTTCCCGGCAGGCGCGTCCGTTCGGGGGCTGCGGGCCGGCTACCGCGCGTGGAAGGCCGAGGCGGTCCGCGGGTGCGACCTGTTCGTCACCTCCACGCACAACCTGCCGCCGTTCTGCCCGGACGTGCCCGGCGTCTTGTACGTGCTGTTTCCGGGGCCTGACCGCGCGAAGTTCTGGCCGTGGAACGCGCCACCGGCCCGCGGGCTGGGCGCCGTCAAGCAGCGGGTTGTTCGGTTGCTTCACGACCGGATGTGGCGCGAGCGGTTCGCCGGGTACCCGGTGCGGCTCGCCGACTCACAGTTCTCCGCGGACTGGACGCAACAGTATTGGGGCGTCGCGGCGGACGTGCTCTACCCGCCGGTCGTGCTGCCCGAGCGGGCCGCGGCGGCGAAGCAAAACCGGATCGTGGTCCTGGGCCGGTTCGCGCCCAACAAGCGTCAGGCGGACCTCGTGCGGCTCTTCCGGGAACGGGTCGTCCCCCGGCTGCCCGAGTGGGAGCTGGTGTGCGTCGGGTCCGTTGGTACGTCCGAGCCGGACCGCGGGTACTTTGAGCACGCGTGGGCGGAAGTCGGGGGCGCGCCGGTGCGGTTCGTGACCGACGCGACGCGCGAACAACTGGCCGCGGAACTGGCCGCGGCGAAGCTGTTCTGGCACGCGACCGGTCTGGGCATCGACGCACAGGCCGACCCGTTCGCGGTGGAGCACTTTGGCATTGCGACGGTGGAAGCGATGGCCGCCGGGTGCGTGCCGCTGGTGCCCGACCGCGGCGGGCAACCCGAGATCGTGCGCCACGGCGCGGACGGCTTCCTGTGTGGTGCGGTGAGCGAGTTGGGCGACCGCGCCATCGAACTGGCGGGCGATGAGCCGCTCCGTGAGCGGCTCGCGCGGTCTGCCCGGGCGCGGGCGGAAGAGTTCGGGCGCGAGCGGTTCGTGAGCCGGTTTCGGGCGCTGCTGCGCCCGCTCACCGGCGATTCGTGA
- a CDS encoding polysaccharide ABC transporter ATP-binding protein translates to MRPAIRVEHISKRYRLGAARADNNLTESLRAAAGRLFGRFRGGTAARANEFWALKDVSFEVLPGEVVGVIGRNGAGKSTLLKVLSRIVEPTGGRAEIRGRVGSLLEVGTGFHPELTGRENVFLNGSVLGMARAEVKKKFDEIVAFAGVDRFLDTPVKRYSSGMYVRLAFAVAAHLEPEILIVDEVLAVGDAEFQKKCIEKMRAVSRGGHTVLLVSHNLAQVESLCRRALTLQQGQAVGFGPAAEQVQNYLALARAGGPPEVDLREHPQRVNGSTPILTGLTLTAGGAPSTVARMSGGFGFELSYELPRAPRDLRVGVVLENEYNVKVTAVSPTFEDPHLLDNPPAAGRVCGEVPVHNLVAGTYAVNVYLQAEGLSDGITPAADLVVEADDVFGSGRIPDGRTAATYQRCRWSKSW, encoded by the coding sequence ATGCGACCGGCGATCCGGGTCGAACACATCTCGAAGCGGTACCGGCTGGGGGCGGCCCGCGCCGACAACAACCTGACCGAGAGCCTGCGCGCGGCGGCCGGGCGGCTGTTCGGCCGGTTCCGCGGCGGCACGGCCGCGCGCGCCAACGAGTTCTGGGCGCTCAAGGACGTCTCGTTCGAGGTGCTGCCCGGCGAGGTGGTCGGCGTCATCGGCCGCAACGGGGCGGGCAAGAGCACGCTGCTGAAGGTGCTGTCGCGGATCGTCGAGCCGACCGGCGGGCGCGCGGAGATCCGCGGGCGGGTCGGGAGCCTGCTAGAGGTCGGCACCGGGTTCCACCCGGAACTGACCGGCCGCGAGAACGTGTTCTTGAACGGCAGCGTGCTCGGGATGGCCCGCGCCGAGGTGAAGAAGAAGTTCGACGAGATCGTGGCGTTCGCCGGCGTGGACCGGTTCCTCGACACGCCCGTGAAGCGGTACTCGTCGGGCATGTACGTGCGGCTGGCGTTTGCGGTGGCGGCGCACCTGGAGCCCGAGATCCTGATCGTGGACGAGGTGCTGGCGGTCGGGGACGCGGAGTTCCAGAAAAAGTGCATCGAGAAGATGCGGGCGGTGAGCCGGGGCGGGCACACCGTACTGCTGGTGAGCCACAACCTGGCCCAGGTCGAAAGCCTGTGCCGGCGGGCGCTGACGCTCCAGCAGGGGCAGGCCGTCGGGTTCGGACCGGCCGCCGAGCAGGTGCAGAACTACCTGGCGCTCGCCCGCGCCGGCGGCCCGCCGGAGGTCGACCTGCGCGAGCACCCGCAGCGGGTGAACGGCTCCACGCCCATCCTGACCGGGCTCACGCTGACCGCGGGCGGCGCCCCCTCGACGGTGGCCCGGATGTCCGGCGGGTTCGGGTTCGAGCTGAGCTACGAGCTGCCCCGCGCGCCGCGGGACCTGCGCGTCGGGGTGGTGCTGGAGAACGAGTACAACGTGAAGGTGACGGCCGTGTCGCCGACGTTCGAGGACCCGCACCTGCTCGACAACCCGCCCGCCGCGGGCCGGGTGTGCGGCGAGGTGCCGGTCCACAACCTGGTCGCCGGCACCTACGCGGTGAACGTGTACCTGCAAGCCGAGGGGCTGTCGGACGGCATCACGCCGGCGGCCGATCTGGTGGTCGAGGCGGACGACGTGTTCGGCTCGGGCCGCATCCCGGACGGCCGGACGGCCGCCACTTACCAGCGGTGCCGCTGGAGCAAGTCCTGGTAG
- a CDS encoding ABC transporter permease, with protein sequence MVVSDAEPKAAPAPGDAPVAPAPIAPGAEPPLSVIEPGTRTLPDLRELWRYRELLFFLALRDVKIRYKQTVFGVGWAVAQPLATMGVFALFLGRIAGVGAGVEHYPLFVFAGMVAWAFFSNTVTSAANSVVANERLITKVYFPRLAIPLSTVGVGLFDLVIASLLLAAMAAWFGAAPGWSVLLLPLVVLALAVSAAGVGVLLSALIVAQRDFRFVLGFGVQLWMFATPSLYVPAEALGPRAQALLPLNPAHGLVAAFRQAALGGPFDWYAFAVSAAVGTAVAVAGLAYFRRTERSFADTI encoded by the coding sequence ATGGTGGTTTCCGACGCAGAACCCAAAGCCGCTCCCGCGCCCGGCGACGCGCCCGTGGCGCCGGCTCCGATCGCTCCGGGGGCCGAACCGCCGCTGTCCGTGATCGAGCCCGGCACGCGCACGCTGCCCGACCTGCGCGAGCTGTGGCGGTACCGAGAGCTGCTGTTCTTCCTGGCCCTGCGCGACGTCAAGATCCGGTACAAGCAGACGGTGTTCGGGGTCGGGTGGGCGGTCGCCCAGCCGCTCGCCACGATGGGCGTGTTCGCGCTGTTCCTGGGCCGCATCGCGGGCGTGGGCGCCGGCGTGGAGCACTACCCGCTGTTCGTGTTCGCCGGCATGGTCGCGTGGGCGTTCTTCTCGAACACCGTGACCTCCGCGGCCAACAGCGTGGTGGCGAACGAGCGGCTCATCACCAAGGTCTACTTCCCCCGGCTCGCGATCCCGCTCAGCACGGTCGGGGTGGGGCTGTTCGACCTCGTGATCGCGTCCCTGTTGCTCGCGGCGATGGCCGCGTGGTTCGGGGCCGCGCCCGGGTGGTCGGTGCTGCTGTTGCCGCTCGTCGTGCTGGCGCTCGCCGTCAGCGCCGCGGGCGTCGGGGTCCTGCTGTCGGCCCTGATCGTGGCCCAGCGGGACTTCCGGTTCGTGCTGGGGTTCGGTGTGCAGTTGTGGATGTTCGCCACCCCGAGCCTGTACGTGCCGGCGGAGGCGCTCGGGCCGCGGGCGCAGGCCCTGCTCCCGCTGAACCCGGCGCACGGGCTGGTGGCGGCGTTCCGCCAGGCGGCGCTGGGCGGCCCGTTCGACTGGTACGCGTTCGCGGTGTCGGCGGCGGTCGGCACCGCGGTCGCGGTCGCGGGGTTGGCGTACTTCCGGCGCACCGAGCGCTCGTTCGCGGACACCATTTGA
- a CDS encoding VanZ family protein, with amino-acid sequence MTPNRRALAWVAAGTAAFVVYGSLVPFHFGPRTDSFVRVMSAGVRIVSRSDAIANVLLTVPLGFALLGSAAADRGWSRAKAAAAGGLAVVPACALLAAAVECAQLYTPGRNCSASDVVAQTLGALIGVGCWVLFGQTLAARARAIWDRSAVNAAGQLLLAYLGLVLLIQVLPLDLSPSPADFYRKARAAARFGLFGELKEMSDAEKWKRYGDLAKLAALYFPAGLLAARLKGRVERWSIVHVLGAALALGLCFEAAQLVVQSRTPSLSDVLVGALAAVAGWYAGRVHDEGLAVPFALSWFVVWFAALTPVTQPPPGEQLLDAPRPFDWVPGLPLESGDPLFTLGELLTKLVLFGLLGVIVAAWRLPPRWRGGPTGSVRVSAVAAGGLGLFVSALIESGQRWTGTHTPCVTDVLLGGAGAALGVLAVSRLIAARAVRR; translated from the coding sequence TTGACACCGAACCGCCGGGCGCTCGCGTGGGTCGCGGCCGGGACGGCCGCGTTCGTCGTGTACGGCAGCCTCGTGCCGTTCCACTTCGGCCCGCGCACCGACAGCTTCGTCCGCGTCATGTCGGCGGGCGTGCGGATCGTGTCGCGGTCGGACGCGATCGCGAACGTGCTCCTGACCGTGCCGCTCGGGTTCGCGCTGCTCGGCTCCGCCGCAGCCGACCGGGGGTGGTCGCGGGCCAAGGCGGCCGCGGCCGGTGGGCTGGCGGTGGTGCCGGCCTGCGCGCTGCTCGCCGCGGCCGTCGAGTGCGCCCAGCTTTACACCCCCGGGCGCAACTGCTCCGCGTCTGACGTCGTGGCGCAGACCCTGGGGGCGCTGATCGGGGTGGGGTGCTGGGTCCTGTTCGGCCAGACGCTCGCCGCCCGCGCCCGCGCGATCTGGGACCGGTCCGCGGTGAACGCCGCGGGGCAACTGCTGCTCGCGTACCTGGGGCTGGTGTTGCTCATCCAGGTGCTGCCGCTCGACCTCAGCCCCAGCCCGGCGGACTTCTACCGCAAGGCCCGCGCCGCGGCCCGGTTCGGGCTGTTCGGCGAGTTGAAGGAAATGTCGGATGCGGAAAAGTGGAAGCGGTACGGCGACCTGGCGAAGCTCGCCGCGCTGTACTTCCCGGCGGGGCTGCTCGCGGCCCGGCTGAAAGGACGGGTCGAGCGGTGGAGTATCGTTCACGTCCTGGGCGCGGCCCTGGCGCTCGGGCTGTGCTTCGAAGCGGCGCAACTGGTCGTGCAGTCGCGCACGCCGAGCCTCAGTGACGTACTCGTCGGCGCGCTCGCGGCCGTCGCGGGCTGGTACGCCGGGCGTGTCCACGACGAAGGGCTGGCGGTGCCGTTCGCCCTGAGCTGGTTCGTAGTGTGGTTCGCGGCGCTGACGCCTGTAACGCAGCCGCCGCCCGGGGAGCAACTGCTGGACGCGCCGCGCCCGTTCGACTGGGTGCCGGGGCTGCCACTGGAGAGCGGCGACCCGCTGTTCACGCTCGGCGAGCTGCTGACGAAGCTCGTACTGTTCGGGCTGCTGGGGGTGATCGTGGCCGCGTGGCGGCTGCCCCCGCGGTGGCGCGGCGGGCCGACCGGGTCCGTCCGGGTTTCGGCCGTTGCGGCGGGCGGGCTGGGGCTGTTCGTGTCCGCGCTGATCGAGAGCGGGCAGCGGTGGACCGGCACGCACACGCCGTGCGTCACGGACGTGCTGCTGGGCGGGGCCGGGGCCGCGCTAGGCGTGCTCGCGGTCAGCCGGCTCATCGCCGCACGAGCGGTGCGCCGCTGA
- a CDS encoding exosortase/archaeosortase family protein, protein MSSASPSSHSSRSAPAAEVVRTPAWIATMLALVGVLTFLYAALFQYCFTQWLKPDYSHGFLVPFFAAYLAWHWRAWAPERVRWPEPWGLAFIAAGGSLFVLAGALNIAKEWLQGLSLVINVCGAVLLLGGWKALKWLWPAAAFLLFMFPLPYKVEHRFGWELQKIASVASEYVLQTIGYATYREGIVLTVRDHTLRVEEACSGLSMLLTFAALATGMAILVKRPALDRVLILVSAVPVAVLSNVLRIALTGVLYNEAGKELGDRVFHDFAGWMMMPLALLVLWGELKLLDWVLVDEGGRASREDMVKTNAALGPAYLIMTALPPEKGGTAAPPKPAAQPASKGAR, encoded by the coding sequence GTGAGTTCCGCAAGCCCCTCTTCCCACTCGTCGCGGTCGGCGCCGGCGGCCGAAGTGGTCCGCACGCCCGCCTGGATCGCGACCATGCTCGCCCTGGTCGGGGTGCTGACCTTCCTGTACGCCGCGCTGTTCCAGTACTGCTTCACGCAGTGGCTCAAGCCCGACTACTCGCACGGCTTTCTGGTGCCGTTTTTCGCCGCGTACCTGGCGTGGCACTGGCGCGCGTGGGCGCCGGAGCGCGTCCGGTGGCCCGAGCCGTGGGGGCTGGCGTTCATCGCCGCCGGCGGATCGCTGTTCGTCCTCGCCGGGGCGCTGAACATCGCGAAGGAGTGGCTCCAGGGCCTGTCGCTGGTGATCAACGTCTGCGGGGCCGTGCTGCTGCTCGGCGGGTGGAAGGCGCTCAAGTGGCTGTGGCCGGCGGCCGCGTTCCTCCTTTTCATGTTCCCGCTGCCGTACAAGGTCGAGCACCGGTTCGGGTGGGAGCTGCAGAAGATCGCGTCCGTCGCGTCCGAGTACGTCCTCCAGACGATCGGGTACGCGACCTACCGCGAGGGCATCGTCCTGACCGTCCGGGACCACACCCTCCGCGTCGAGGAGGCGTGCAGCGGGCTGAGCATGCTGCTCACGTTCGCGGCGCTCGCGACCGGGATGGCGATCCTCGTGAAGCGGCCGGCGCTCGACCGGGTGCTGATCCTGGTCTCGGCGGTGCCGGTCGCGGTGCTCTCGAACGTGCTCCGCATCGCCCTCACGGGGGTGCTGTACAACGAAGCCGGTAAGGAGCTCGGCGACCGCGTGTTCCACGACTTCGCCGGGTGGATGATGATGCCCCTGGCGCTGCTCGTCCTGTGGGGCGAGCTGAAGCTCCTGGACTGGGTGCTCGTGGACGAGGGCGGCCGGGCCAGCCGCGAGGACATGGTGAAGACGAACGCGGCCCTGGGGCCGGCGTACCTGATCATGACCGCGCTGCCGCCCGAGAAGGGCGGGACCGCCGCGCCGCCGAAGCCCGCCGCCCAGCCCGCGTCGAAAGGTGCCCGTTGA
- a CDS encoding FHA domain-containing protein: MSDPLIARFADACGALGPLKLRVDLVGGGVLAEGAVDQPFTLVGRDDACDVTLSDSDINPRHAWLQVLAGRVYVVDLGSRSGVVWPGGARGSGWLDHGTGAKLGPFSLRLGATSAPPPAGAPSGYNPLAADPNTLNRPLTTLEFRNGKRARDRWTVNRLLTLVGRSPECKIHLTADDISPYHCGLVLTVDGLWVVDLSGRGVVVNGERMRVAPLPHGAELWVGRFLIGCQTLPGPQPTPPPGARAARGTPPGARAAIEDEVELGAVPDLTADLPASHIMADAFRGAALGGPASNPILVSGGTGQHPAAGSNGSATELLDPTGDAAAAGLGALLRQMAVLHDRGADAFAQWLDLLPRLLAQVQPGHRPLMLHELGRIEGLTTEIAALQNEASRQVLERAAKHAADKAPTPTEPPLDRLRALYQERAERWTAVASLFTNG; encoded by the coding sequence GTGAGTGACCCACTCATCGCCCGCTTCGCCGATGCCTGCGGCGCGCTCGGCCCGCTCAAGCTGCGGGTCGACCTCGTTGGCGGGGGCGTTTTGGCCGAAGGGGCCGTGGACCAGCCGTTCACGCTTGTCGGTCGCGACGACGCCTGCGACGTCACCCTCTCGGATTCCGACATCAACCCCCGGCACGCGTGGCTGCAGGTGCTGGCCGGGCGCGTGTACGTCGTGGACCTGGGGAGCCGTAGCGGGGTGGTGTGGCCCGGAGGGGCGCGGGGGTCCGGCTGGCTCGACCACGGCACCGGGGCGAAGCTCGGCCCGTTCTCCTTGCGGCTCGGCGCCACCAGCGCGCCGCCCCCGGCGGGCGCCCCCTCCGGTTACAACCCGCTGGCCGCCGACCCGAACACCCTCAACCGCCCGCTCACGACCCTCGAGTTCCGCAACGGCAAGCGGGCCCGCGATCGGTGGACCGTGAACCGGCTGCTGACGCTCGTGGGGCGCTCGCCGGAGTGCAAGATCCACCTCACCGCCGACGACATCTCCCCGTACCACTGCGGTCTGGTGCTGACGGTCGACGGGTTGTGGGTCGTGGACCTGTCGGGCCGTGGGGTGGTGGTGAACGGCGAGCGGATGCGCGTCGCGCCGCTGCCGCACGGGGCGGAACTGTGGGTCGGCCGGTTCCTGATCGGGTGCCAGACGCTACCCGGTCCCCAGCCCACGCCCCCGCCCGGCGCCCGCGCGGCGCGGGGTACTCCGCCCGGCGCCCGCGCGGCCATTGAAGACGAAGTCGAATTGGGCGCCGTGCCGGACCTGACCGCGGACCTACCCGCGTCGCACATCATGGCCGACGCGTTCCGCGGCGCCGCGCTGGGTGGGCCGGCGTCGAACCCGATACTCGTGTCCGGCGGAACCGGGCAGCACCCGGCGGCGGGCTCGAACGGGTCGGCGACCGAGTTACTCGATCCGACCGGAGACGCCGCGGCGGCCGGGCTCGGGGCGCTGCTGCGTCAGATGGCCGTCCTGCACGACCGTGGGGCCGACGCGTTCGCCCAGTGGCTGGACCTGCTCCCGCGGCTGCTCGCCCAGGTCCAACCCGGGCACCGGCCCCTCATGCTGCACGAGTTGGGTCGGATCGAAGGCCTCACGACCGAGATCGCGGCGCTTCAAAACGAGGCGTCCCGGCAAGTACTGGAGCGCGCCGCGAAGCACGCAGCCGATAAGGCCCCCACGCCTACCGAACCCCCTCTCGACCGGCTCCGCGCGCTTTACCAAGAACGCGCCGAACGCTGGACGGCGGTCGCTTCCCTCTTCACGAACGGCTGA
- a CDS encoding DUF1559 domain-containing protein: protein MAARMSVRASRAGFTLIELLVVIAIIAILIGLLLPAVQKVREAAARMKCTNNLKQIALANMSYESAIGTFLPGISRSGCCWGTWQVPILPYIEQDSLFKIYVGFGGQGYATLGAAPRYGSAPNSTVARTRLSTFTCPSDTPQTLGSITQHNYVLNAGNTSFYQVSIPIGCSNPSVTSTTCTAFGGAPFGWYEDPAALAAGGDSSPADYTGGNPEQGRCGRQRKIAEISDGTSNTLMASEIIQGQGGSDYRGFSWWGGTAGFTAYSQPNSTDQDVITGAGCGPSPNPPCTTTSTTTRPRMIVARSRHTGGVVTSMCDGSVRFVPNSISVGTWRALSTAMGGDLPGNDW from the coding sequence ATGGCCGCTCGCATGTCAGTCCGCGCGTCGCGCGCCGGGTTCACGCTGATCGAGCTGCTGGTGGTGATCGCGATCATCGCGATCCTGATCGGGTTGCTGCTGCCCGCGGTTCAAAAGGTGCGCGAGGCCGCCGCGCGTATGAAGTGCACGAACAACCTCAAGCAGATCGCCCTGGCGAACATGAGCTACGAGAGCGCGATCGGCACCTTCCTGCCTGGGATCAGCCGCTCCGGGTGCTGCTGGGGCACCTGGCAGGTGCCGATCCTGCCGTACATCGAGCAGGACAGTCTGTTCAAGATCTACGTCGGGTTCGGCGGGCAGGGGTACGCCACGCTGGGAGCCGCCCCGCGGTACGGCTCGGCCCCGAACTCGACCGTCGCACGAACCCGGCTCTCGACCTTCACCTGCCCGAGCGACACGCCGCAGACCCTCGGCTCGATCACCCAGCACAACTACGTGCTGAACGCCGGTAACACCAGCTTCTATCAGGTGTCGATCCCGATCGGCTGCTCGAACCCGTCGGTCACAAGCACCACCTGCACCGCGTTCGGTGGGGCGCCGTTCGGGTGGTACGAGGATCCGGCCGCGCTGGCCGCGGGCGGCGATTCGTCGCCGGCCGACTACACCGGCGGCAACCCGGAACAAGGCCGGTGCGGTCGCCAGCGCAAAATCGCCGAGATTTCCGACGGGACCAGCAACACGCTGATGGCTTCGGAGATCATCCAGGGCCAGGGGGGGAGCGACTACCGCGGGTTCAGTTGGTGGGGCGGGACCGCCGGGTTCACGGCCTACAGCCAGCCGAACAGCACCGACCAGGACGTAATCACCGGGGCCGGGTGCGGCCCGTCGCCGAACCCGCCCTGCACGACCACGTCGACCACGACCCGGCCGCGTATGATCGTCGCCCGGAGCCGGCACACCGGCGGGGTGGTCACCTCGATGTGCGACGGGAGCGTGCGGTTCGTCCCGAACTCGATCAGCGTCGGCACCTGGCGGGCGCTGAGCACCGCGATGGGCGGCGACCTGCCCGGCAACGACTGGTGA
- a CDS encoding peroxiredoxin-like family protein produces the protein MPPEITAPDVTFLWPDGTPVRLSQFFTSDALLLVFLRHLAUIPCNAHLGEVETARDRLAARGCSVLVVAQAEPEVLKRYLSRQARSVPIVCDPTRGAYAAFGLGRTTWLTFFKPAVLWGYFRGMLRGYGVKKPYVGEDVLQLGGDFILSRDRHVIFAHRSADPTDRPAVADLIAALPSVPPIPHDRPPDAPRVDGPARGE, from the coding sequence ATGCCCCCTGAAATTACCGCACCCGATGTAACGTTCCTTTGGCCGGACGGCACCCCCGTTCGGCTGTCGCAATTCTTCACGTCTGATGCCTTGCTGCTCGTGTTCCTCCGGCACCTGGCCTGAATCCCTTGTAATGCCCACCTCGGTGAGGTGGAAACCGCCCGTGACCGGCTCGCGGCACGCGGGTGCTCCGTGCTCGTCGTGGCCCAAGCCGAACCCGAGGTGCTGAAACGCTACCTGTCCCGCCAAGCACGATCTGTGCCGATCGTGTGCGATCCCACTCGCGGCGCGTACGCCGCGTTCGGGCTGGGGCGGACGACTTGGCTCACGTTCTTCAAACCGGCGGTGCTGTGGGGGTATTTCCGCGGCATGCTGCGCGGGTACGGGGTGAAGAAGCCCTACGTGGGCGAGGACGTGCTCCAGCTCGGCGGCGACTTCATCCTCTCGCGCGACCGTCACGTGATCTTCGCACACCGCTCAGCCGACCCGACCGATCGACCGGCGGTTGCCGATTTGATTGCGGCCCTGCCATCGGTTCCGCCGATCCCTCATGATCGGCCGCCCGATGCGCCCCGCGTTGACGGACCGGCGCGGGGAGAATAA